In Ignavibacteriota bacterium, the following are encoded in one genomic region:
- a CDS encoding dolichol kinase, with translation MEVGLSQHDGSYRVELARKAIHFCSLLIPVLYFFLNKENALLLLVPVTTLFIGVDVARYYSQPLQQWFLQMFGWMLRKHETDEKRKRLNGASYVLISATICVIVFPKVIMLSCFSVLIISDLTAALVGKRFGRHRFLSKSLEGSLAFLVSGIIVILLTPKVEHHFTEYLIGVIAVAVGMVIEALPTSVDDNLSIPLTVGATMWLLYFLFLPSSNIFILG, from the coding sequence ATGGAAGTCGGGCTATCGCAACATGATGGCTCTTACCGTGTTGAACTCGCTCGAAAGGCAATTCATTTCTGTTCCCTTTTGATCCCGGTTCTCTACTTTTTCCTGAATAAAGAAAACGCTCTGCTTCTCCTTGTTCCGGTAACTACTCTCTTTATCGGCGTTGATGTTGCACGTTACTATTCTCAGCCGCTTCAACAATGGTTCCTCCAAATGTTCGGTTGGATGTTACGGAAACACGAAACAGACGAAAAACGAAAACGACTCAACGGCGCTTCGTATGTTCTCATTTCAGCAACGATTTGCGTCATTGTCTTTCCAAAAGTTATTATGCTCAGTTGTTTCTCTGTTTTGATTATTTCCGATTTAACCGCCGCTCTTGTCGGCAAACGATTCGGACGTCATCGTTTCCTTTCTAAATCTCTTGAAGGAAGTCTCGCATTTCTCGTCAGCGGAATCATTGTCATTCTCCTCACTCCAAAAGTAGAACATCATTTCACAGAATATCTCATCGGGGTTATTGCCGTTGCCGTCGGAATGGTCATCGAAGCACTTCCAACATCGGTGGATGATAATCTGTCAATCCCACTCACGGTTGGCGCAACCATGTGGCTTCTCTATTTCCTCTTTTTACCATCATCAAACATTTTTATTTTAGGATGA